A region of the Rhizobium binae genome:
ACGCCGCTTTGCGAGATCGGGCAGTTCAAGATCGTCAAGGAACACATCGAGGAATTCCTCCCGCGTCAGCACGAAACGGAAGCCGTCCTCACCGTCGCCCTCGCCCGCGTTCTTTGGTTTTCCACCTCGGCCGCCGGGCGGACGTGGCAGAATATCACCTTCAACGAAGGCCCGGTTGCCGGGCAGGATATGATCGCTGATGCCGCCCTCGCCCCTGCGCAGGCTCGGTTCGGCCATTCCATCGATCGGCAGGCTAATCTCCCCGCCGTCGAGCACATCGCGAATGTTGCGGTTTTGCAGAGAGCGTTTGACCGCCTGCTGCACGGCGCCCTTCATGCGTCGAAGGAACCGCTGCCGATTTTCCAGACTTTTACCGCGCGGATTCAGCCGCCGGTCGACAATGTGCATAATGGCTCCGCATTAACTTGCCTGTTTGACGCGCATGTACCATTCCACAAGGCGTCGAACCTGCCTCTCGGTGTAACCTCGCGCGGCCATGCGCGAGACGAATTCGCTATGCTTCTTTTCTGTCTCCGAATCCTTCTTCGATCCGAAGGAAATGACCGGCAAAAGATCTTCGACCTGCGAGAACATGCGCTTCTCGATGACTTCCCGGATCTTCTCGTAGCTCGTCCAGGACGGATTCTTTCCGCCGTTGGCTGCCCGCGATCGCAACGAGAACTTGACAATTTCGTTGCGGAAATCCTTCGGATTGGCAATTCCGGCCGGCTTTTCGATTTTCGTCAGTTCCTGATTGAGGAGCTCGCGGTCGAGAAGCTGGCCGGTATCGGGATCCTTGAAGTCCACATCTTCGATCCAGGCATCGGCATAATCTACGTAGCGGTCGAACAGGTTCTGTCCGTAGTCCGCATAGGATTCAAGATAAGCCTTCTGAATCTCGTTGCCAATGAACTCTGCGTAGCGCGGCGCAAGATCGGCCTTGATGAATTCCAGATAGCGCTTCTCGACATCGTCGGAAAATTGCTCGCGACGGATCGCCTGTTCCAGCACATACATCAGGTGAACGGGATCGGCGCCGATATCCGTGGTGTCGTGATTGAAGGTGGAGGCGAGCACCTTGAAGGCGAAGCGGGTCGATATCCCGTCCATGCCTTCGTCGATGCCGGCAGCATCCCGGTATTCTTGGACGCTGCGGGCACGCGGATCGCTTTCCTTCAGGCTTTCGCCGTCATAGGTGCGCATCTTCGAGAAGAAGGTCGAGTTCTCATGCTTGCGCAGGCGCGAAAGCACGGAAAAACGAGCCAGCATTTCGAGCGTTGCCGGGGCGCATGGTGCATCCGCCAGTTCCGATCCCTCGATCAGCTTTTCGTAGATCTTTTGTTCTTCCGTCACCCGCAGGCAATAAGGCACCTTGATGACGCAGATACGATCGATAAAGGCCTCGTTGTTCTTGTTGGCCTTGAAGGTCTGCCACTCCGCCTCGTTCGAATGCGCAAGGACGATGCCGGAGAAGGGTATGGCGCCGATATTTTCGGAGCCGATATAGTTGCCCTCCTGCGTCGCCGTCAGCAGCGGATGCAGCATCTTGATCGGCGCCTTGAACATCTCGACGAATTCGAGAATGCCCTGGTTGGCGCGGTTGAGCCCGCCCGAATAGCTGTAGGCATCGGGATCGTTCTGGGAGTAGGTTTCCAGCTTGCGGATGTCGACCTTGCCGACCAGCGACGAGATGTCCTGATTGTTCTCGTCTCCAGGCTCGGTTTTGGCAATTGCGATCTGGCGCAGCCGCGAAGGCTGTATTCTGACGACGCGGAATCGGGAAATATCGCCGCCGAAATCGTCGAGCCGCTTCAGGCACCATGGGCTCATCAGCCCGTTCAGCCGCCGGAGGGGGATGCCGTACTGCTCCTGGAGGAGCGAGCCCATTGTCTCAGGATCGAACAGGTTGAGCGGGCTTTCAAACACGGGACTGATCTCGTCGCCCGCCTTCAGCACGTAGATCGGATGAACCTCCATCAGCTGCTTCAGCCGCTCCGCCAGCGACGACTTGCCGCCGCCCACCGGGCCGAGGAGATAGAGAATTTGCTTGCGCTCTTCGAGCCCCTGCGCCGCGTGGCGGAAGAAGGAAACGATGCGTTCGATGGTCTCTTCCATGCCGTGAAAGCCGGCAAAGGCCGGATAGACGCGGATGGTCCTGTTCATGAAGATCCGGCCGAGGCGCGTGTCTTTGGCGGTGTCGACCATCTGCGGTTCGCCGATCGCTGCAAGCAGGCGCTCCGTCGCATTCGCAAAGGCGATCGGTTCTTTTTTGCAGAGATCGAGATATTCCGAAACCGACATGTCGGTCTCGCGGCGCGCTTCATAACTGCGCGTGAACGCATCGAATACGGATTCACTCAGCATGGGACCTCCATTAAGGTTATGCCGCAGGCTCTAAGCCGTATAACCATCGAGATGGCCACGGCGTTCCTAAGAATCAATAGTTTCGTAGGTATATTCGACGCCTACCGGCTGTTTGTGGCAATGCACAAAAAATTGCATGCACCGGTATTTTTTTACTCTACGAAACTGTTTGTATAATAGTTGAAAAAAGGGGCATTGCGATATCAGCACATTTAGCGACGTGACATGATTGTCAAAAAGGTGTGCAATGGCGCCCGTGATTCGAGAATGCGGAAAAACAGCGATCGGCAGCCGATAAGGGCAGCTTAGATCGGGCGGATGCCGATGCGCCGCCAGTAAATTCGGTAAATTCCAGGGGAAAGTGGCGCGTGGCGATCACGCGCCCCGATTCGCAATCGTGCCTCCGCCGGCCTCAGCCGTTGAACGCCCTCTCCAGCGCAGCAAGATCAATCTTGACCATGCCGAGCATCACCTCGGTGACGCGCTTGGCCCGCTCTCGATCGCTGTCTGCGACCATCTCGGAAAGCGCCCGCGGCACGATCTGCCAGGAAAGGCCCCAGCGGTCCTTGAGCCAGCCGCAGGCTTCAGGCGTGCCGCCATTGGCGAGAAACGCATCCCAGATCCGATCGATCTCGGCCTGGCTGTCGAGCAGAATGGCAACCGAGAAGGAATGATTGAAGCTGTCGAGCGGGCCGGCCTTCATCGCCAGGAAGGCTTGATCGCCGAGCGTGAATTCGATCATTTCGACGCTGCCCGGAGGCCCGCTCGGCGTTTCCGCCGGCAATATGGTGGTGCGGCCGATGCTGGAATCCGGAATGACCGATACGTAGAATTCGACGGCTTCGCGCGCTTGCTCCGCGAACCAGAGATTTGAAACGACCTTCGGCATGAACAGCCTCCTGTTGACGAGGGTTGCCGGACTCCTGTCCGATGCCCCGAGGACGTCTCGCCGGCATCGGTTCCGACAGGGTGGCTCGGATTTTTTCGCTGCTCGGCCGTACGACGATCGCAGCCACACCCAGCGGCGGCCCTGCCGCCGGCATCGGTCCGCAATTGCGGTGGTTCGGGAATGAAAGCAGAACATCTTTTCTGGTCTTTCCCTCCCGAATCACTACATTACGCGCCATGAGCAACAGTTTCGACGATATTCCCTTCTTCGACGAAGAGCCGGGCGAGATGGCGCGCAAGCCACAGCTGCCTGCCGCACCGGTCGGAAGGGCGGCCGGCGGGATCGCCGCCCGAGCCATGGCGGCGCGCGACGGCGGCAAGCGACCGGATTACCTCGCCGGCCTTAATCCCGAACAGACGGAAGCCGTGGAAACCCTGGAAGGTCCGGTTCTCGTCCTTGCCGGCGCCGGCACCGGCAAGACGCGGGTGCTGACCACGCGCATCGCCCATATCCTCAATAGCGGCCGCGCCTTCCCCTCGCAGATCCTCGCCGTCACCTTCACCAACAAGGCAGCGCGCGAGATGAAGGAACGCATCGCGCTGCTCGTCGGCGGCGCCGTCGAAGGCATGCCCTGGCTCGGCACCTTCCATTCTATCGGCGTCAAGCTTCTGCGCCGCCACGCCGAGCTCGTCGGCCTCAGCTCCGACTTCACCATTCTCGACACCGACGACGTCGTCCGTCTGATCAAGCAGCTGATCCAGGCCGAGGGTCTCGACGACAAACGCTGGCCGGCCAAGCAGTTCGCCGGCATGATCGACACCTGGAAGAACAAGGGCCTCGGCCCAGCCGATATTCCCGAAGGCGACGCCCGCGCCTTTGCCAATGGCCGCGGCCGCGATCTCTATTTCGCCTACCAGGCGCGCCTGTCGACGCTGAATGCCTGCGATTTCGGCGACCTGCTGATGCATCCGATCGCGATCTTCCGCAAGAATCCGGACCTCCTGAAGGAATATCACGGCCGCTTCCGCTACATTCTCGTCGATGAATATCAGGATACCAACACCGCCCAATATATGTGGCTGAGGCTGCTTGCCCAGCGCAGCAAGGGCGAGCCGCAGAATGTCTGCTGCGTCGGCGACGACGACCAGTCCATCTACGGCTGGCGTGGCGCGGAGGTCGACAATATCCTGCGCTTCGAGAAGGATTTCCCCGGCGCCAAGGTGATCAAGCTCGAACGCAATTACCGCTCGACCGAACATATCCTCGGAACCGCCGCCCATCTGATCGCCCACAATGAAGGCCGCCTCGGCAAGACGCTGTTCACCGAACGCGCCGATCCCGACGACGTCAAGGTGCAGGTCCACGCCTCCTGGGATTCGGAGGAGGAAGCCCGCGCCATCGGCGAGGAGATCGAGCAGCTCCAGCGCAACAAGCATCTGCTGAACGACATGGCGATCCTTGTGCGCGCCTCCTTCCAGATGCGCGAATTCGAAGACCGCTTCGTCACCCTCGGCCTCAACTACCGCGTCATCGGCGGCCCACGCTTCTACGAGCGCCTCGAAATCCGCGATGCCATGGCCTATTTCCGCCTGGTCGCGCAGCCGGCCGACGACCTCGCCTTCGAGCGCATCATCAATACGCCGAAGCGCGGCCTCGGCGACACGACGGTGCGCGCCCTGCACGACTATGCGCGGGCCCGCGACATCCCGATGCTGGCGGCAGCGGCCGACATGATCGAGACCGACGAGCTGAAGCCGAAGGCGCGTAAAGCCCTCTTCGACGTGATTCAATCTTTCCGCCGATGGCAGGAACTGCTTGAAAACACACCGCATACCGAGCTTGCCGAGCAGATACTCGAAGAGTCCGGCTATACGGATATGTGGAAGAACGACAAGAGCGCCGAAGCGCCCGGCCGCCTCGAAAACCTGAAGGAACTGATCCGCTCGATGGACAGCTTCGAGTCGATGCGCGGCTTCCTCGAGCACGTCTCGCTCGTCATGGATGCAGAGACCAACGAGAACCTCGACGCCGTCTCGATCATGACGCTGCATTCGGCCAAGGGCCTGGAATTCGATACCGTCTTTCTGCCGGGATGGGAGGAAGGCCTCTTTCCGCACCAGCGCTCGCTGGATGAGAGCGGCCGTGCCGGTCTTGAGGAAGAACGACGGCTCGCCTATGTCGGCATCACCCGTGCCAAGCGCCGCTGCCATATCTGGTTCGTCTCCAATCGCCGCATCCACGGCCTCTGGCAATCGACGCTACCCTCGCGTTTCCTCGACGAACTGCCGGAAACCCATGTCGAGGTCGCCGAGATGGAGCAGAGCTACGGCGGTTACGGCCGCGGTGGCTATGGCCAGTCACGCTTCGACAAGGCCGAACCCTTTGCCAACTCCTATTCCACGCCAGGCTGGAAACGCGCCCAGGCCAACAGGACCGACGCCACGCGCGACAACTGGGGCACCCGTTCCGGCCACGCCGTCGAGCGCATCGGCTATGGCGAAAGCGGTCCGAAGGGACGCACGATCGAGGGCGAACTGGTCGCAAAGTCGACCTCGTCGGAGCCGTCGCGCTTCACCCTCGGCGATCGCGTATTCCACATGAAATTTGGCAATGGCAACATTACCGGCATCGAAGGCAACAAGCTGACGATCGACTTCGACCGTGCGGGGCAGAAGCGGGTGCTGGACGGTTTCGTCGAGCGCGTCTGATCGCACGACGAAACCTGGGGCAGTCACCCGAACATCCGCATACTGCTGAGCCCGAGGATGTCGTTCAGCAGGGCGATCCCCATTCCGACGGCGACGATCGACAATCCGATCAGGAACAGCCGGCGCGCCCGGTCGTATTTGGCGGCGAGCAGCGAGTCTCGCGCCAAAAGATCGGCAAATACTTTCACCTGAATGGCGATGCCGACGGTCAGGAACGACATCGGCAGCAGATCGACGCGGCTCCAGTCATTGGGATTGGACACCCAGAGGCTGATGAAATTGAGCGAGAAACCGAGAATGATCCCGGTCGCCGTCAGCGATCCGTTGCGGAAAGTCGCATCGATCTTTTCCTCCGGATGGGGCTCGGACATGGTTTTGGTTCCGGCTTGCTGCTGAGGCAAGAAAGGCAGAATTCGCGGCCTTGAGCAAGACCTTTTGCGGCGGCCGTCACGTCGCCAGAAAATCTAGCACTGATTGCATTATCACATTCTCTTTCGACCGATTACCACCGTCAGTGACAGAATTAACACTTGCATGCCGCCCCCCGGAAATTCACTAGTTGATGCATTCGGTGCATTTGGCATTTTGCATTGCCATAACGCGAAGGGATTGGCCTTGATGAAAGCGCTGCTGCTCGTCGATATCCAGAACGGCTTCTGTCCGGGGGGGAACCTGCCGGTGCCGGACGGCGACAAGGTCGTTCCCATCGTAAACAGGCTGATTGACAGCGGCAAATACGACCTGATCGTCGCCTCCCAGGACTGGCACCCGCCCGGTCACGGCAGCTTCGCCTCCGCACATCCGGGTGCCGTCCCCTTCGAAATGGGCGAACTGTCCGGCAAACCGCAGATGATGTGGCCCGACCACTGCATCCAGGGCACGCTTGACGCCGAACTGCATCCGGAGCTCAAATCCGAAGAAATCGACCTGATCCAGCAGAAAGGCGAAGACCCCGGCATCGACAGCTATTCGGCCTTCCGCGACAATGACCGCGACGCTTCGACCGGCCTCTCCGATTTCCTCGAAGATCAGGGTGTGACCGATCTCGACGTCTGCGGGCTGGCGACCGATTACTGCGTCAAGTTCTCTGTGCTCGACGCGTTGGAGATGATGCCGGGCGTGCGCGTGCGCTTCATCGAGGACGCAAGCCGCGGCATCACCCCCGAAGGCGTCGCCGCTGCCATCGACGAGATGCGGGCGCATGGTATCGCCGTGATCAACAGCGCGGATGCCTTGCGCGAATGAAACCGCCGATCTCCTATTTCAATAAATAGGCATCGAATGTCTCATCGCTGCCGGCAACGGAGCCGAAGCGCTTGACGAGGGTCGTTGAGCTCAGGAATGCGAAAATCTCCTCCGGCGTAAGAGACAGCTGCCAACTGTAACTTTCGTGCAATGAGACGGGCGCGGCAATTCGGTCAAGCCGCTGGGAGAGAAGGATGACGATC
Encoded here:
- a CDS encoding PrkA family serine protein kinase — protein: MLSESVFDAFTRSYEARRETDMSVSEYLDLCKKEPIAFANATERLLAAIGEPQMVDTAKDTRLGRIFMNRTIRVYPAFAGFHGMEETIERIVSFFRHAAQGLEERKQILYLLGPVGGGKSSLAERLKQLMEVHPIYVLKAGDEISPVFESPLNLFDPETMGSLLQEQYGIPLRRLNGLMSPWCLKRLDDFGGDISRFRVVRIQPSRLRQIAIAKTEPGDENNQDISSLVGKVDIRKLETYSQNDPDAYSYSGGLNRANQGILEFVEMFKAPIKMLHPLLTATQEGNYIGSENIGAIPFSGIVLAHSNEAEWQTFKANKNNEAFIDRICVIKVPYCLRVTEEQKIYEKLIEGSELADAPCAPATLEMLARFSVLSRLRKHENSTFFSKMRTYDGESLKESDPRARSVQEYRDAAGIDEGMDGISTRFAFKVLASTFNHDTTDIGADPVHLMYVLEQAIRREQFSDDVEKRYLEFIKADLAPRYAEFIGNEIQKAYLESYADYGQNLFDRYVDYADAWIEDVDFKDPDTGQLLDRELLNQELTKIEKPAGIANPKDFRNEIVKFSLRSRAANGGKNPSWTSYEKIREVIEKRMFSQVEDLLPVISFGSKKDSETEKKHSEFVSRMAARGYTERQVRRLVEWYMRVKQAS
- a CDS encoding VOC family protein yields the protein MPKVVSNLWFAEQAREAVEFYVSVIPDSSIGRTTILPAETPSGPPGSVEMIEFTLGDQAFLAMKAGPLDSFNHSFSVAILLDSQAEIDRIWDAFLANGGTPEACGWLKDRWGLSWQIVPRALSEMVADSDRERAKRVTEVMLGMVKIDLAALERAFNG
- a CDS encoding ATP-dependent helicase, with the translated sequence MSNSFDDIPFFDEEPGEMARKPQLPAAPVGRAAGGIAARAMAARDGGKRPDYLAGLNPEQTEAVETLEGPVLVLAGAGTGKTRVLTTRIAHILNSGRAFPSQILAVTFTNKAAREMKERIALLVGGAVEGMPWLGTFHSIGVKLLRRHAELVGLSSDFTILDTDDVVRLIKQLIQAEGLDDKRWPAKQFAGMIDTWKNKGLGPADIPEGDARAFANGRGRDLYFAYQARLSTLNACDFGDLLMHPIAIFRKNPDLLKEYHGRFRYILVDEYQDTNTAQYMWLRLLAQRSKGEPQNVCCVGDDDQSIYGWRGAEVDNILRFEKDFPGAKVIKLERNYRSTEHILGTAAHLIAHNEGRLGKTLFTERADPDDVKVQVHASWDSEEEARAIGEEIEQLQRNKHLLNDMAILVRASFQMREFEDRFVTLGLNYRVIGGPRFYERLEIRDAMAYFRLVAQPADDLAFERIINTPKRGLGDTTVRALHDYARARDIPMLAAAADMIETDELKPKARKALFDVIQSFRRWQELLENTPHTELAEQILEESGYTDMWKNDKSAEAPGRLENLKELIRSMDSFESMRGFLEHVSLVMDAETNENLDAVSIMTLHSAKGLEFDTVFLPGWEEGLFPHQRSLDESGRAGLEEERRLAYVGITRAKRRCHIWFVSNRRIHGLWQSTLPSRFLDELPETHVEVAEMEQSYGGYGRGGYGQSRFDKAEPFANSYSTPGWKRAQANRTDATRDNWGTRSGHAVERIGYGESGPKGRTIEGELVAKSTSSEPSRFTLGDRVFHMKFGNGNITGIEGNKLTIDFDRAGQKRVLDGFVERV
- the pncA gene encoding bifunctional nicotinamidase/pyrazinamidase, which produces MKALLLVDIQNGFCPGGNLPVPDGDKVVPIVNRLIDSGKYDLIVASQDWHPPGHGSFASAHPGAVPFEMGELSGKPQMMWPDHCIQGTLDAELHPELKSEEIDLIQQKGEDPGIDSYSAFRDNDRDASTGLSDFLEDQGVTDLDVCGLATDYCVKFSVLDALEMMPGVRVRFIEDASRGITPEGVAAAIDEMRAHGIAVINSADALRE